A window of Halopseudomonas sabulinigri genomic DNA:
CAGTGTTGTTCTGCCCGCTGATGCTGAGGGCAACCTGAATCTCGCCGGTCGTGTCGGGCAGCGCGTAAAAGGTAGGTTGATAGCCAATCTCCTGCAGCAAACGGAGTTCTTCGCTGTCGCTGTCATGGTAGATGGCCAGCACCTGCGCCAGCGACGCGCGGTCGAGCGCTTCCTGCGCCTGGGCTACGCCCTGACCAACCGAGGCAATGATGTCGCCAATCGGTGCGGCCATGACGTCGTGGACCAGATCTTTGATAGTGGGCATGGCGTGTGTCCTGTGCAGTTGGGGTTGTCAGCCGCGCGGCTGTTGGCGCGTTCTCAGGCTTGGGTGAAGACCACCAGCACCACCTCACCGGGCGGCAGAGTCTTGCCCTTGGCGGGTATCTGGCGGATCGCCTGACCGACTGCTTGGGCGCTGTCGCCGATGCTCTGGTATGCCGCTTCCAGCTGCAGGCCCAGATCGCCTGCCAGACGCCTGGCGAGGGTTTCGGTCAGGTCGCTGAAATCTGGCACCGTAACCAGCGGCTCGCTGGTCTGGCTGTCGCTGCTGTCGGGCAGATACTCCAGCGCGACATCGGTAAAAATCCCGCTGCTGCCCTTGTCGATCTCGGCCAGGGTGGGCAGCGTCATGCTGTTGCCGCTCACCAGGGTTTTCAGGTTCAGCGACACCTTGCCCAGCCGATAGGGCACGCCATCCTCGTTGAGTTTGCTCTGCGCCTGCTGCAGTTGCCGGGCGATGTTGCTGTATAGCTCGCCGGCATCCACCTGGGTTTCCATCTGGCTTTTCAGGCGTTCACTTTCCTCGCGGGCACTGGCGGCCTCTGCGGCCGCTTCACTGCGCTGCTTGCTCAGCACTTCAAGGCGTTCGGAGACCTGTGCCAACTCCAGGTTCTTTTGGTTCAGATTGCGTTGCAGGCTGGCGGTGGACAGCTCGAACTCGGTGGACTGGCGCAGAATCTGCTCGTTCAGCTGCAGCTTGATCTGGTTGGTCGCCAGCTCGATCTGCTCGCTCCCGGCAGCGGCCGGTTTGCTTTGCAACTGCTTTTCCAGCGTCTGGATTTTCAGCTGTGCCTGCTTCAGTTCGTTGCCGGTGCTTTGTTTGTCGCGCTCCAGGGTGTTGATCAGTTGCGCCTTCTGGTTCAACTCCAGCGATTGCACCTCGATCTGCTTGCTCAGATCAGCCTGCAGCTTGAGTTGATTGCTGCTGACCGGTTGTACCTGCGGCTGAGCTCTGACCACCTGCGGGTTGATACGCAGGCTGGCCATGTTCAGGGTCAGCTTGACGATTTCTTTCGGCATGCCGGCCAACAGGTAGTCGTCGGCGGCGCTGAACGGGCTGTCACGTTCGCTGCGCGCCACAGCGTTGTCACCCAGGCGTTCGATGTCGCCGTAGGACAGGCGCACCAGCTTGCCTGGCTCGACCTTGATCAGGCCACCTTCGGCCAGCACGCGGCTCGGTTGGTTGGCTTTGCTGGCTTCGCACAGACGGACGGCGGGTAGCATTTTGTCTTCGGCCAGGTCGAGCTTCAGGGCGAAGTCGCCCTTGGCGTTCAGGCTGCCTTTGGCCGCGCTGCGCCAAACCTGTCTGGCCATGTCATAGAGTTGCAGTTCGACCTGGCCGCTGGCGGGTTTGCCGTCTGCCTCGAACACGCTACCGGTGATGCTCCATTGCATGGGAGTGTAGTCCTATGGGGTCAGGATTAGCTGGGTGAGGGTGGCGCCGCTGTTGATCAGCAGAACCAGATTGGCATTGGCCGGCAGGGCTTTGGTCAGGGTGGTGCCGACCAGGGCGCTGCCTTGTTGATCGGTCTGCACCAAGCGTTGCTCCAGTTGCACGGCGGTGCGCAGCTGGTCTTCGGTGAGATTGTTGGCGCCGGCGGCCTCGCTGAGTTGCAGACTGGCCAGCAGATCGAGATTCAGTTCAACCGGTGCCTCGGCGATGCGCTCACCGGCGCTGTTGCTGAGTTCGATCAACACTTCGCGGTGCAGTGGGCTGGCGGCGTCGGGCACGCGCTCGCGGGCGCTGATACGCAGGGTCGGCAGGCTGTTGCTGGGCGGTACCGACACCAGCCGGCCACTGAAGGTGCTGGTCAGTTCGGTGGAACCGCTGCCGGCTTCATTGCTGCGTTTGAGGTCGGGCAGCTGCAATTTCAGTTGCGGGATGCGACTGGCCTTGATGGCGCTGGTGCGCAGGTTGCGCACCGCTGCTGCGGGTTCCTGCTCGCTGGGCAGGCTGGCCTGCACCGTTGCCTTGATGCTGAAGTCGAGGTAGGGCAGGTGGTAGCTACTTTGCGGCCGCCCGAAGGCGTCGGTCGGCGGAATGTCATCCAGCACCGCCTGGGCGTCGCGCAGGCCGCGCGCCAGCCCCAGCAGTATTTGCTCGATCGAGCCGCTGACGAAGTCACTGGAGTTGCTCATAATTAGTCGGTACTCAGTTGTGGGCGTTGGCTGCGGCGTTCGGCGGCACGTTGCTGCAGCAGGTCCTGCTGGCGCTCGGCGCGGCGTGCTTCGCGGCGCTGTTCTAGCCGCCGCTCCTGCGCCTGTTCGCGGCGCTGCGCCAATTGTTCAAGCGGCCCGGTTTCGACCCCGAGCAGTCTGCGTTGACGCTGCGCGTAGCGATCGTCAAAGCTTGGCAGGCTGGTTGGCTCGCGCAGGGCTGGCGGGCTAGCGGCTGTACCGTCAAAGGCCGTATTCAGGCGGTCGGTGAGCGGCCGCAGGAGCGGCTCGCGCAGGGTTTCGCTGCGCTCCTGTTGCAGCCGGGACAAGGCATTGCTGCGCGCCTGTGCCACGCGCTGATCCAGCCGCTGCGTCAGGTTCACCTGTCCCAGTTGCTGACGGGCGGCGGCGTCCCTGGCCTGGGCTACCTGACCATCGCGCGCCTGCCACCATTGCTGCAGCGGCGTGCTGTCTGTTGCAGGTGCGCTGTGCTGCTGGGCCCGCCGCCGCTCCCAATCAGCCTGCTCGGCGCGGCGGTCAGCGCTGCTGGCTACCGGGTAAACGCGGCTGGCAGAGCCTTCCTGCGGCTGACCGCCCAGCGCGCGCATTTGCTGTTCGAGCGTCTCGCGCTGTTGCAGCAGACGCTGCAGGCCGGGCACCTGTGCGCTGAGTTGGCCAAGGCTGGCCGCTGGCGGGCTGGCGGAGCCACTGCCAGCCTGTTGGCGGGCCAGGTCGCGCCAGGTCTTGCGGCTCATTCCTCGGCCTCCAGCAGGGCGCGAATGCGTTCCTCCAGCACCGCCGGCGCAGGGACGGGTACCAGCTTGGTGCGCATGACCGAGCTGCCTTCGGCCGAGTACTGATACTTGCTGGCATAGCTGGCGCTGACCGAGCTGGCGCTGACCGATCCTGCCGCGAAGAAAGGCAGGCCCACGCCCTTGGCGCTGGCTTTTACCTGGGTGCGTTTGTAGGTAGAACTGCGCTCACTGTTGATGCTGATGGACAGCTTCAGCTCGATTACGGTATCCACAAACTGGTAGAAACTGGGGGTAAAACCCAGTTCCAGCAGGCTGTAGGACTTGCCGTTGCTGAACTCGACCTTGTAGGGCGCGTCCGGCGTGTCTTCGTCTTCATCACTGCCGGTGGCGAAACCGGCCATCATGCGCGCGATCTGCAGTGAGACCAGGTCCAGTTCAAGTTGGGCTTCGGCAATACCGACGCCCATGTTGC
This region includes:
- a CDS encoding PASTA domain-containing protein; the encoded protein is MQWSITGSVFEADGKPASGQVELQLYDMARQVWRSAAKGSLNAKGDFALKLDLAEDKMLPAVRLCEASKANQPSRVLAEGGLIKVEPGKLVRLSYGDIERLGDNAVARSERDSPFSAADDYLLAGMPKEIVKLTLNMASLRINPQVVRAQPQVQPVSSNQLKLQADLSKQIEVQSLELNQKAQLINTLERDKQSTGNELKQAQLKIQTLEKQLQSKPAAAGSEQIELATNQIKLQLNEQILRQSTEFELSTASLQRNLNQKNLELAQVSERLEVLSKQRSEAAAEAASAREESERLKSQMETQVDAGELYSNIARQLQQAQSKLNEDGVPYRLGKVSLNLKTLVSGNSMTLPTLAEIDKGSSGIFTDVALEYLPDSSDSQTSEPLVTVPDFSDLTETLARRLAGDLGLQLEAAYQSIGDSAQAVGQAIRQIPAKGKTLPPGEVVLVVFTQA